The Bifidobacterium animalis subsp. animalis ATCC 25527 genome has a segment encoding these proteins:
- a CDS encoding FhaA domain-containing protein codes for MSVLDRFEKSVEGAVNGVFAKFGSKDLQPVDLSSALEREIDAEAMPVGRDRTVAPNEYRFKLSTPDFDRIESWGSEAMANELADNLTQYAKSQHYAFVGPVVVIFEEDLQLTKGNFKLTSESVQGNAVPVTTDEQAEDCPMLEVNNNQYLLTKDKTILGRGSGCDIVIDDPGISRKHLEIDITDNGVIARDLGSTNGTYVEGHQVPAATLLDGNTITIGRTRILYWASSQDQR; via the coding sequence ATGAGCGTTCTTGATCGTTTTGAGAAAAGCGTGGAGGGTGCGGTCAACGGAGTGTTCGCGAAGTTCGGCTCCAAGGACCTGCAGCCCGTCGATCTCTCCAGCGCGCTTGAGCGCGAAATCGACGCCGAGGCCATGCCGGTCGGCCGAGACCGCACCGTGGCGCCGAACGAGTACCGTTTCAAACTGAGCACACCCGATTTCGACCGCATCGAAAGCTGGGGTTCCGAGGCCATGGCCAATGAGCTGGCCGACAACCTCACGCAGTACGCGAAGAGCCAACACTATGCATTTGTGGGCCCGGTCGTCGTGATTTTCGAAGAGGACCTGCAACTGACCAAGGGCAACTTCAAGCTCACGTCCGAATCCGTGCAGGGCAACGCCGTACCGGTCACCACTGACGAGCAGGCCGAGGACTGCCCGATGCTCGAAGTCAACAACAACCAATACCTGCTCACCAAAGACAAGACGATTCTGGGTCGCGGCTCGGGCTGCGACATTGTGATTGACGACCCCGGCATCTCCCGCAAACACCTGGAGATCGACATCACGGACAACGGTGTGATCGCCCGCGACTTGGGCTCCACGAACGGCACGTATGTGGAGGGCCATCAAGTTCCCGCTGCGACGCTGCTCGATGGCAACACGATCACGATCGGCCGCACCCGCATCCTGTACTGGGCCTCCTCACAAGACCAGAGGTGA
- a CDS encoding prolyl oligopeptidase family serine peptidase translates to MESAIEEYPVRKAKTVRFTCGAPRSPKLIGDGSRMLFLRSAGEQDTENSLWLAICGEDAYAEVELVNAGELVNTLGSDDVPAAERARRERARESATGIVAYSVDGLGNHVTFTVNGELFVTTIEWDTLEYTVGDDGVRAQVSAGVRTEHLVPQSADSAQNEFAGPVLNPRMSPDGKRVAYATGSAVVVVDVQTAVANAVFTVSPQDRETMRAGLAEFAAGEEMDRYDGFWWGPDSRTLLVECFDSSPEPVWTISDPADPAARGIQHRYPRALTENAVVDLFAVRLGDDGASVQKTAMIDWDNVAYEYLAVVDWQAERPVLRVLDRLQQHEQILRVAMPAENEWGDLRALDGNVMALLPVEVIAEHHNDQWIDLVGGTPCVTPSGSVVCSVNDMDADTNRLSVDGRVFTPAGWQVREVLDAGADDVLCVVQRTAERAAEVPEQWADSVAERYHDARSFDIVTISYADGSVRAVSNEPGVWRASRRGDGLVVWGRTMDSAKAVMRLSYGTADARTSHDVCNVAAEPDFVPNVRFVRLGERKLFTAIVAPSASSRFANASELPVLMHPYGGPGHQEVVMSRAAYLDAQWWADQGYLVVIADGRGTTGRGPVWDREVYLKMKSVSLADQVDAVHALVGAIDELNTMGDSAEGCEFSEHDDAARPLPKPDLERVAMIGWSYGGFLSALAVLDAPDTFAAACAGAPPTDWTLYDTCYTERFLGLDPQVYADNSIVLDAPKLVRPLMLIHGFADDNVTIAHSLRLSQALMEAGRPHTFLPLTGITHMTNDPDVARNLLILQRDFLADALAR, encoded by the coding sequence ATGGAATCTGCAATCGAAGAATACCCGGTGCGCAAGGCAAAAACGGTGCGGTTCACATGCGGGGCGCCGCGCTCTCCCAAGCTCATCGGCGACGGGTCGCGCATGCTGTTCCTGCGGTCCGCGGGCGAGCAGGACACCGAGAATTCGCTGTGGCTGGCAATCTGCGGGGAAGACGCGTATGCCGAAGTGGAGCTCGTGAACGCGGGTGAGCTCGTGAACACACTGGGCAGCGACGATGTGCCGGCTGCCGAGCGTGCGCGTCGTGAACGTGCGCGTGAGAGTGCCACCGGGATCGTTGCGTACTCGGTGGACGGTCTGGGCAATCATGTCACCTTCACCGTGAACGGCGAGCTGTTCGTGACGACGATCGAATGGGACACGCTCGAGTACACGGTGGGCGACGACGGCGTGCGCGCACAGGTGAGTGCCGGCGTGCGCACCGAGCATCTCGTGCCGCAGTCCGCAGATTCCGCGCAGAACGAGTTCGCCGGCCCTGTGCTGAACCCGCGAATGAGCCCGGACGGTAAGCGTGTGGCATATGCGACGGGTTCCGCGGTGGTCGTCGTGGACGTGCAGACTGCAGTGGCGAACGCGGTGTTCACGGTGTCGCCACAGGATCGCGAGACGATGCGCGCGGGACTCGCGGAATTCGCCGCGGGCGAGGAAATGGACCGCTACGACGGGTTCTGGTGGGGGCCGGATTCGCGCACACTGCTGGTGGAATGCTTCGACTCGTCGCCCGAGCCGGTGTGGACGATCAGTGATCCGGCGGATCCGGCGGCGCGCGGCATCCAACACCGTTACCCGCGCGCGCTCACCGAGAACGCCGTGGTCGATCTGTTCGCCGTGCGGCTGGGCGACGACGGCGCGTCGGTGCAGAAGACGGCGATGATCGACTGGGACAATGTGGCTTACGAATACCTGGCCGTGGTGGATTGGCAAGCCGAGCGACCCGTGCTGCGCGTGCTCGACCGCTTGCAGCAGCATGAGCAGATTCTGCGCGTGGCCATGCCAGCGGAGAACGAGTGGGGCGATCTGCGCGCACTCGACGGCAATGTGATGGCGTTGCTGCCGGTGGAGGTGATCGCCGAACACCACAACGACCAGTGGATCGATCTGGTGGGCGGAACGCCGTGCGTGACGCCGTCCGGTTCCGTGGTGTGTTCGGTGAACGACATGGATGCCGACACGAACCGGTTGAGCGTGGATGGACGTGTGTTCACGCCGGCGGGGTGGCAGGTGCGCGAAGTGCTCGATGCGGGCGCCGACGATGTGCTGTGCGTGGTGCAGCGCACGGCCGAACGTGCCGCCGAGGTACCGGAGCAGTGGGCGGATTCCGTTGCCGAGCGCTACCATGACGCGCGCAGTTTCGACATTGTGACCATATCGTACGCCGATGGTTCGGTGCGCGCGGTGAGTAACGAACCGGGCGTGTGGCGTGCGTCCCGCCGCGGAGACGGACTCGTGGTGTGGGGGCGCACCATGGATTCGGCGAAAGCGGTGATGCGCCTGTCATACGGGACTGCGGACGCACGTACGAGCCACGACGTGTGCAATGTCGCCGCCGAACCTGACTTCGTGCCGAACGTGCGCTTCGTTCGACTCGGCGAGCGGAAGCTGTTTACGGCGATCGTGGCGCCGAGTGCGTCGAGCCGGTTCGCGAATGCGAGCGAGCTGCCGGTGCTCATGCATCCGTACGGCGGACCGGGGCACCAGGAGGTGGTCATGAGCCGGGCCGCCTACTTGGACGCGCAATGGTGGGCCGACCAGGGCTACCTTGTGGTGATTGCGGACGGCCGCGGCACGACCGGTCGCGGACCGGTGTGGGACCGCGAGGTGTATTTGAAGATGAAAAGCGTGAGCCTGGCCGATCAGGTGGACGCAGTGCATGCGCTGGTCGGTGCGATCGACGAGCTCAATACGATGGGTGACTCGGCCGAGGGCTGCGAATTCAGCGAGCATGACGATGCTGCGCGACCGTTGCCGAAGCCGGATCTCGAGCGCGTGGCGATGATCGGCTGGTCGTACGGCGGATTCCTCTCCGCGCTCGCGGTGCTCGACGCTCCGGACACGTTCGCCGCAGCCTGCGCGGGCGCGCCCCCGACTGACTGGACGCTGTACGACACCTGCTACACCGAGCGCTTCTTGGGCCTGGACCCGCAGGTGTATGCCGACAACAGCATTGTGCTGGACGCGCCGAAGCTCGTTCGGCCGCTCATGCTGATCCACGGCTTCGCCGACGACAACGTGACGATCGCGCATAGCCTGCGGCTGAGTCAGGCGCTCATGGAGGCCGGTCGCCCACACACCTTCCTGCCGCTCACCGGGATCACGCATATGACGAACGATCCGGATGTGGCGAGGAATCTGCTGATTCTGCAGCGCGACTTCCTGGCCGATGCCCTCGCGAGGTAG
- a CDS encoding DMT family transporter produces the protein MSEHSDPQHGHGTCNVNSPEELHEMLARSAATEQADARDVLIEETVSGKDEEEPSFEQTPRKMAIGIACVLIGGTCWGVNGAVSKILMEEYHAAPLWIACVREIIAGIIFLVAAMIGTPHSLRSAVTSWREYPKFVGAALTCVTLVQVAYLFSIHWTNAGTATVLQTVNLLMVLIYVCVRAKRRPSKREVIGVVLAFVGVWLLATGGKLSTLSMPLPGLFWGLMDAFSCACLAIIPVGLIARYGNLTFNGLTFLISGLILLPFVKPWENAPHFDARGWWLMAFTVVVGTVIAFWLFMAGVVRIGSMRATLLATIEPVTATISSVLWTGSVFTPVDIVGFVLILIMSFLVQ, from the coding sequence GTGTCTGAACACAGCGATCCACAGCACGGCCACGGCACATGCAACGTGAATTCGCCGGAGGAACTCCATGAGATGCTGGCGCGGTCGGCGGCCACCGAGCAGGCTGATGCGCGCGACGTGCTCATCGAGGAGACGGTGTCGGGAAAAGACGAGGAGGAGCCCTCCTTCGAGCAGACGCCGCGGAAAATGGCCATCGGCATTGCATGCGTGCTCATCGGCGGCACATGCTGGGGCGTCAATGGCGCGGTGTCGAAGATCCTCATGGAGGAATACCACGCGGCTCCGCTGTGGATCGCCTGCGTGCGCGAGATCATCGCGGGGATCATCTTCCTCGTGGCCGCCATGATCGGCACGCCGCACTCGCTCAGGTCGGCGGTGACCAGCTGGCGCGAATACCCGAAGTTCGTGGGCGCGGCGCTCACCTGCGTGACGCTCGTGCAGGTGGCCTACCTGTTCTCGATCCATTGGACGAACGCGGGCACCGCCACCGTGCTGCAGACGGTGAATCTGCTCATGGTGCTCATCTATGTGTGCGTGAGGGCGAAGCGCAGGCCGTCGAAACGCGAGGTGATCGGCGTCGTCCTGGCGTTCGTGGGCGTATGGCTGCTGGCCACCGGCGGCAAGCTGAGCACGCTGTCGATGCCGCTGCCCGGCCTGTTCTGGGGTCTCATGGACGCATTCTCCTGCGCCTGCCTCGCCATCATTCCGGTGGGGCTCATCGCCCGCTACGGCAATCTCACCTTCAACGGCCTCACTTTCCTCATTTCCGGACTCATATTGCTGCCATTCGTCAAACCGTGGGAGAACGCGCCGCATTTCGACGCGCGCGGCTGGTGGCTCATGGCCTTCACGGTGGTCGTGGGCACCGTGATCGCGTTCTGGCTGTTCATGGCGGGCGTCGTGCGCATCGGCTCAATGCGTGCGACGCTTCTGGCGACGATCGAGCCGGTGACCGCCACCATCTCGTCGGTGCTGTGGACCGGCTCGGTCTTCACCCCCGTCGACATCGTCGGCTTCGTGCTGATCCTCATCATGAGCTTCCTGGTTCAATAG
- a CDS encoding alpha/beta fold hydrolase has protein sequence MEIAMINEHEFQQDLEATALPALDSCMHDGYMDPAVSDWHGHRLRTLHTANGTPNKLHVVRYDVEKFHALQIPGASRQTHGTVLISHGFTEFAAKYKEMAWYFLLAGFSVCILEHRGHGYSARDVRNDQIVYIDTWHRYVADLAKCARTIARPMAGSKPLVLFAHSMGGGIAAAMLERYPNIVDKAVLSSPMIEANLHVPNWLAALACGAACDLGRGKAMAPGQHAFTPLIDIKDNQGACMQRLEWMKKLRIANTHYQTSAAANEWVRQAIRLSIAVQDPHMCERIETPILLFQAANDHWVRNKAQNRFVKRVGKDGGDIRMIRVPGSVHEIFTMPNSVMAPYLKEILTFLQTSEPVTVLV, from the coding sequence ATGGAAATCGCGATGATCAACGAACACGAATTCCAGCAGGATCTCGAGGCCACCGCCCTGCCGGCCCTCGATTCGTGCATGCATGACGGCTACATGGACCCGGCCGTCTCGGATTGGCATGGGCACAGACTGCGCACGCTGCACACGGCGAACGGCACTCCGAACAAGCTGCATGTCGTACGCTACGACGTCGAGAAATTCCATGCCTTGCAGATTCCCGGCGCCTCCCGCCAAACCCATGGCACCGTGCTCATCTCGCACGGATTCACCGAGTTCGCGGCCAAATACAAGGAGATGGCATGGTACTTCCTGCTCGCCGGATTCTCCGTCTGCATTCTCGAACACCGCGGGCATGGCTATTCCGCGCGCGATGTGAGGAACGACCAGATTGTGTACATCGACACATGGCACCGCTACGTTGCCGATCTCGCGAAATGCGCGCGGACGATCGCGCGCCCGATGGCGGGCTCGAAGCCGCTCGTCCTGTTCGCGCATTCGATGGGCGGCGGCATCGCAGCGGCCATGCTCGAGCGCTACCCCAACATCGTTGACAAGGCGGTGCTCTCGTCGCCCATGATCGAAGCGAATCTGCATGTGCCGAATTGGCTGGCGGCGCTGGCCTGCGGCGCGGCCTGCGATCTGGGCCGCGGCAAGGCTATGGCACCGGGTCAGCACGCGTTCACGCCGCTCATCGATATCAAAGACAACCAGGGCGCATGCATGCAGCGTCTCGAATGGATGAAGAAGCTGCGCATCGCGAACACGCATTACCAGACCTCGGCCGCGGCGAACGAGTGGGTGAGACAGGCGATCCGCCTGTCCATCGCCGTGCAGGACCCGCATATGTGCGAGCGCATCGAGACGCCAATCCTGCTGTTCCAGGCGGCCAACGACCACTGGGTGCGCAACAAGGCGCAGAATCGCTTCGTCAAACGCGTGGGCAAGGACGGCGGCGACATCCGCATGATTCGCGTGCCCGGCTCCGTGCATGAGATCTTCACGATGCCGAACAGCGTGATGGCACCGTATCTGAAGGAGATCCTCACGTTCCTGCAAACGAGCGAGCCGGTCACCGTGCTCGTCTGA
- a CDS encoding putative RNA methyltransferase, with protein MSPEKLARFADSWKYFVCPLCREELRLEGTSLHCERGHTYDVARQGYVNLAPGARQSEYYSRESFENRGRILGAGYYSHIVDAVLSAVRRYCGQIAAPIDFAGLRTRSGAQLRGARGRVDLRGSGPQMRAPVILDVGCGEGFYARAVQAAHPDATVLAFDISKDSVQLAAREDVACAVKWFVGNLAELPVRDGAVDCVLDVFSPVNYAEFTRVLGGSGVVIKVVPGARHDGQLRELARGQLRHGDYSNEQVVTQFAEHFDVLERRLVSQTFPMPAEDVLAFARMTPLLFNVDVDSLDLSRIHELTVEAEILVGSVCE; from the coding sequence ATGAGTCCGGAGAAATTGGCGCGGTTTGCGGATTCCTGGAAATACTTCGTGTGCCCGCTGTGCCGTGAAGAGCTACGGCTGGAGGGCACGAGTCTGCATTGCGAACGCGGTCACACCTACGATGTGGCGCGGCAGGGGTACGTGAATCTGGCGCCCGGCGCGCGGCAGTCGGAATACTACAGCCGGGAGTCGTTCGAGAACCGCGGCAGGATTCTCGGTGCCGGCTATTACTCGCATATCGTCGACGCCGTGCTCAGTGCCGTGAGGCGGTATTGCGGGCAGATTGCCGCGCCCATCGATTTCGCGGGTCTGCGCACGCGTTCCGGCGCGCAATTGCGCGGCGCACGCGGGCGTGTGGATCTGCGGGGGAGCGGGCCTCAGATGCGCGCGCCGGTGATACTCGACGTCGGCTGCGGAGAGGGGTTCTACGCGCGCGCCGTGCAGGCGGCGCATCCGGATGCCACGGTGCTCGCGTTCGACATCTCCAAAGACTCCGTGCAGCTGGCGGCGCGCGAGGATGTGGCGTGCGCGGTGAAATGGTTTGTCGGGAACCTGGCTGAACTGCCGGTGCGAGACGGTGCCGTGGACTGCGTGCTCGACGTGTTCTCGCCGGTCAACTACGCGGAATTCACGCGCGTGCTCGGCGGCTCGGGCGTGGTAATCAAGGTGGTGCCCGGCGCGCGGCATGACGGGCAGCTGCGCGAGCTCGCACGCGGGCAACTGCGGCACGGCGACTATTCGAACGAGCAGGTCGTGACGCAGTTCGCCGAGCATTTCGATGTGCTGGAGCGCCGGCTCGTCTCCCAAACCTTCCCGATGCCGGCCGAGGATGTGCTCGCCTTCGCCCGCATGACGCCGTTGCTGTTCAACGTGGACGTGGATTCGCTTGATCTCTCCCGGATTCATGAGCTCACCGTGGAGGCGGAGATCCTCGTGGGAAGCGTGTGCGAATAG
- a CDS encoding GlsB/YeaQ/YmgE family stress response membrane protein: MHWLWVLIVGAIIGAIAGAITHRSGAMGWISNIIAGLVGSALGEALLGHWGPQLAGMAIIPSLIGAVVVVAVVSFFLMRSSAKN; encoded by the coding sequence ATGCATTGGTTATGGGTTCTTATTGTCGGAGCAATCATCGGTGCAATCGCCGGTGCCATCACCCATCGCAGCGGTGCAATGGGATGGATCAGCAACATCATCGCCGGCCTGGTGGGTTCTGCACTCGGTGAGGCGCTGTTGGGTCACTGGGGACCACAGCTCGCGGGCATGGCGATCATCCCGTCGCTGATCGGCGCGGTCGTTGTCGTCGCAGTGGTTTCCTTCTTCCTCATGAGGTCTTCAGCAAAGAACTGA
- a CDS encoding GlsB/YeaQ/YmgE family stress response membrane protein has product MFWIWTLIVGAVIGAIAGAITNNGHSMGWISNILAGLAGSALGQGLFGSWGPSLGGMAVVPSILGAVIVVAIVSFIVMKVRA; this is encoded by the coding sequence ATGTTTTGGATTTGGACACTTATTGTAGGCGCAGTCATCGGAGCGATCGCAGGTGCGATCACCAACAACGGGCATTCGATGGGCTGGATCAGCAACATTCTGGCAGGCTTGGCCGGTTCGGCGCTCGGTCAGGGACTCTTCGGTTCCTGGGGGCCGTCGCTCGGGGGCATGGCGGTCGTACCGTCCATCCTCGGCGCGGTCATTGTGGTCGCCATCGTCAGCTTCATCGTCATGAAGGTTCGCGCATAG